The following proteins come from a genomic window of Coffea arabica cultivar ET-39 chromosome 11c, Coffea Arabica ET-39 HiFi, whole genome shotgun sequence:
- the LOC113715972 gene encoding ENHANCER OF AG-4 protein 2-like isoform X2, with protein sequence MDHRDIKSTFDDGNGGLSKRSKFCDGRADLVKKEVMSTSISSRRSLHKETSCERRVEESSSRQMSHGGGSKVSENYSPDAAEEGLTASLSSEHENYPDVADDFRNGRKSRVASGDEADKRIGFGGKQSSQNLVKSDGGKKVKKLLKDNKNFDLKDKPQTHVEESSVDEVKFSSKKQGQGKQISKSNEVSDPARRSKCDDVTDDSKVSLQSRKVEAQMKNKKMVEVEGKRSVVLGKGESQLDMRTLSSTTDSNLSGDEDVLPPPKRRRRALEAMSTASALNFETRIGRSSAVLKNDMSRRRAVRLCDDDEEEEPKTPVHEGSTKKVLANVHGPVSTKRGDVHTSFSDQFSKRGSGPPEGQSAKKLVLSGDQLVEHSSPNSQQTEEKKQGKATAFHISFSPGKLESEKVSLKESKQVSVSPRSSPLSFSAVKSVTDLQKSYKLSGKVPSNMHQRKATASDPGVTSECMNSTANQQNERCKPEISADRNKATPKSHPKTNDVPLPLGMTENRFLQGERSEDGKDDKLSSSIDQRSSDSVLSMKHLIAAAQAKKKQAHLQNFSDNPNFLLALNTDEPVRTPSPAPVAQPMGSCSMAPSDVQGFLPKSSMISPPSDIYHASSTNQHDTEEFVEGISSGHRTAGGSLSGGTEAAVSRDAFEGMIETLSRTKDSIGRATRLAIDCAKYGLANEVVELLIRKLESESSFHRKVDLFFLVDSITQCSHSHKGIAGASYIPAVQAALPRLLVAAAPPGPGARENRRQCLKVLRLWLERKILPDSLLRRYMEDIGVVSDDTSSGLSLRRPSRAERAIDDPIREMEGMLVDEYGSNATYQLSGFFSSHVFEEEEEEEETHHTAVQEAADLSPPQRTPAAGDFDNYNFTPNEKRHHILEDVDGELEMEDVSGHQKDERSPMTGDTLGTDPSNVTSVKIGESTLSIPFELPPLPEGSPPLPLDSPPATPPLPSSLPPSPLQPPMPPAMPLSPAPAPAPAPAPAPAPPPPPLLQPHAILPSIGLPPPVLPQPSLPPQPSMASQHVNLLPSSNLASSVAAYQNGPVLPEIGGNPGVNPLTKVAGNASHGPPVDASVRNEMFAQQGPSFVPIGVGTTQEPSRYSSTRSLEYGHSNMYANSLASQPNMQFQPGNVPFTQRPLPPNPPPQGTPSHFSYPVPTIRHHSPAVQHHPPPIQNPLPPVQHPPPHSYTLQYSVPNFADGSRHFSVDEQWRMRPSDLNSDQRGVWMHGVRSCSGPAYTQDGYPMPPPEKPSVGAASFQPPVLNTYPSGTSVPGHGVNNIIPGRPDMSAFSWRPA encoded by the exons ATGGACCATAGGGACATAAAGTCCACCTTTGATGATGGAAATGGGGGTTTGTCTAAGAGGAGCAAGTTTTGTGATGGTCGCGCTGATTTAGTGAAAAAGGAGGTGATGTCAACATCTATTTCAAGCCGTCGTTCGCTTCATAAGGAAACTTCTTGTGAAAGGAGAGTTGAAGAGTCTTCTTCAAGGCAAATGAGTCATGGAGGGGGCTCAAAGGTTAGTGAAAACTATTCTCCTGATGCGGCAGAAGAAGGTTTGACAGCTTCATTGTCCTCAGAGCATGAGAACTATCCTGATGTTGCAGATGATTTTAGAAATGGACGCAAATCAAGGGTAGCTTCTGGAGATGAGGCTGACAAAAGAATTGGATTTGGTGGCAAGCAGTCATCTCAGAATTTGGTGAAAAGTGATGGTgggaaaaaagtgaaaaaattgtTGAAAGATAATAAGAATTTTGATCTGAAGGATAAGCCTCAGACACATGTTGAAGAAAGTTCTGTTGATGAGGTTAAGTTTTCCAGCAAGAAACAAgggcaaggaaaacaaatttcaaAAAGTAATGAAGTCTCAGATCCTGCCAGAAGGTCAAAATGTGATGATGTGACTGATGATTCCAAGGTGTCACTGCAAAGCAGAAAGGTTGAGGCccaaatgaagaataaaaaaatGGTAGAAGTAGAGGGTAAAAGGTCTGTAGTGCTGGGGAAAGGAGAAAGTCAACTGGACATGAGAACTCTATCGAGCACTACTGATTCCAATCTTTCTGGTGATGAAGATGTTCTCCCTCCACCAAAGCGCCGTCGTCGTGCACTGGAGGCTATGTCCACCGCCTCTgctttgaattttgaaactagAATTGGAAGAAGTTCTGCTGTACTGAAGAACGACATGTCAAGGCGGAGAGCTGTTCGCCTATGCGATGACGATGAAGAAGAAGAGCCCAAAACTCCTGTTCATGAAGGGTCTACAAAGAAAGTCTTGGCTAATGTGCATGGACCGGTTTCTACAAAGAGAGGCGACGTACATACTTCTTTTTCTgatcaatttagcaaaagaggTTCTGGTCCACCTGAGGGTCAATCTGCTAAGAAATTGGTACTATCTGGTGATCAATTGGTTGAGCACTCGTCTCCTAATTCTCAGCAAACTGAGGAGAAGAAGCAAGGGAAAGCAACGGCTTTCCACATTTCTTTTAGTCCTGGAAAACTAGAGTCTGAGAAAGTATCTCTCAAGGAAAGTAAACAGGTTTCTGTTTCCCCTAGAAGTtcccctctctctttttctgCTGTTAAATCAGTGACAGACCTTCAAAAGTCCTATAAGCTCTCGGGTAAGGTTCCTAGCAACATGCATCAGAGAAAGGCTACGGCATCTGACCCTGGTGTGACTTCTGAGTGCATGAACTCAACAGCTAATCAGCAAAATGAAAGATGCAAGCCAGAAATTTCCGCAGACAGAAACAAAGCTACTCCAAAATCTCATCCTAAGACCAATGATGTTCCTCTTCCATTAGGAATGACGGAAAATCGTTTCTTACAGGGGGAAAG ATCTGAAGATGGTAAAGATGACAAACTAAGTTCTTCAATTGATCAAAGATCTTCGGATTCTGTTTTGTCCATGAAACATCTTATTGCAGCTGCTCAGGCCAAAAAGAAACAAGCTCATTTGCAGAACTTCAGTGACAACCCTAATTTTCTTCTGGCACTAAACACTGATGAACCGGTGAGGACCCCTAGCCCTGCTCCTGTTGCTCAGCCTATGGGGTCCTGCAGCATGGCACCTTCAGATGTACAGGGATTTCTTCCTAAATCATCGATGATTTCTCCTCCATCTGATATATATCATGCTTCGTCAACTAATCAACATGACACTGAAGAATTTGTAGAGGGGATTAGTTCTGGGCATCGGACTGCTGGGGGTTCACTTAGTGGTGGTACTGAGGCTGCTGTTTCTCGTGATGCCTTTGAAGGAATGATAGAGACATTGTCAAGGACAAAAGACAGTATTGGACGTGCTACACGTCTTGCTATTGATTGTGCAAAGTATGGCCTTGCCAATGAG GTGGTTGAACTTCTCATTCGGAAATTGGAGAGCGAGTCAAGTTTTCATCGGAAAGTGGACCTGTTTTTCCTTGTGGATTCAATAACTCAATGCTCTCATAGTCATAAAG GCATTGCAGGAGCTTCTTACATACCTGCTGTTCAAGCAGCACTGCCTCGTCTCTTAGTTGCTGCTGCACCACCTGGACCCGGTGCTCGTGAAAATCGTCGTCAGTGTCTAAAG GTTCTGCGGTTGTGGCTTGAGAGGAAAATTTTGCCTGATTCTCTTCTGCGACGTTATATGGAAGATATTGGAGTAGTAAGCGATGATACATCTTCTGGGCTGTCCCTTAGACGTCCATCCCGAGCTGAGCGGGCTATAGATGATCCTATTAGGGAAATGGAAGGCATGCTGGTTGATGAGTATGGGAG CAATGCTACATATCAGTTGTCTGGATTTTTCTCATCTCATGTCttcgaagaagaagaggaagaggaggaaACTCACCATACTGCGGTCCAGGAAGCTGCAGATTTATCACCTCCGCAACGTACCCCTGCCGCAGGAGATTTTGACAATTATAATTTCACTCCAAATGAGAAACGTCACCACATCTTAGAGGATGTCGATGGTGAACTTGAAATGGAAGATGTTTCTGGACACCAGAAGGATGAAAGATCACCAATGACTGGTGATACCTTGGGGACTGATCCAAGTAATGTAACTTCCGTCAAGATTGGCGAATCAACTCTAAGCATACCTTTTGAATTGCCTCCTCTTCCTGAGGGTTCTCCACCTCTGCCTCTAGATTCTCCTCCAGCAACCCCACCTTTGCCATCTTCACTGCCTCCGTCACCTCTGCAGCCTCCAATGCCACCTGCAATGCCCTTGTCTCCGGCTCCGGCTCCGGCTCCGGCTCCAGCTCCAGCTCCAGCTCCTCCACCACCGCCCCTCTTGCAGCCACATGCAATTCTGCCGTCTATTGGTCTTCCTCCCCCAGTATTGCCTCAACCATCTTTACCACCTCAGCCTTCAATGGCCTCTCAACATGTAAACCTGCTTCCATCTTCAAATTTAGCCTCATCGGTGGcagcatatcaaaatggtcctGTGCTACCGGAAATTGGTGGAAACCCTGGT GTGAACCCTCTTACAAAAGTGGCTGGAAATGCTTCTCACGGACCTCCTGTTGATGCATCTGTGAGAAATGAAATGTTTGCTCAACAGGGACCTAGCTTTGTGCCAATTGGTGTAGGAACCACACAAGAACCCTCTCGATATAGTTCAACTAGGTCTTTGGAATATGGGCATAGTAACATGTATGCAAATTCACTAGCTTCTCAACCCAATATGCAATTCCAGCCTGGAAATGTGCCTTTCACTCAAAGGCCTTTGCCTCCAAACCCCCCACCTCAAGGTACACCAAGTCATTTCTCATATCCAGTGCCCACAATCCGGCATCATTCTCCCGCTGTTCAGCATCATCCTCCTCCGATTCAGAATCCCTTGCCTCCTGTGCAGCATCCTCCACCTCACTCCTATACTCTGCAATATTCTGTGCCTAATTTTGCTGATGGATCAAGGCATTTTTCTGTTGATGAACAATGGAGGATGAGACCTAGTGACTTGAACTCTGATCAGCGTGGTGTGTGGATGCATGGAGTGAGATCATGTTCGGGTCCAGCTTATACCCAGGATG GTTATCCTATGCCACCTCCAGAGAAGCCCTCTGTTGGTGCTGCTAGTTTTCAACCACCAGTCCTGAACACATATCCAAGTGGTACTTCAGTCCCAG GTCATGGTGTAAATAACATAATTCCTGGCAGACCAGATATGTCTGCGTTCAGTTGGAGGCCTGCTTAA
- the LOC113715972 gene encoding ENHANCER OF AG-4 protein 2-like isoform X1 → MAPGRKRAKGGGSAGGEGGGGGGPKSKAQLNIGDLVLAKVKGFPAWPAKISRPEDWDRAPDPKKYFVQFYGTEEIAFVAPADIQAFTSDSKNKLAARCRGKTVKYFAQAVREISEEFERLQHQSPSGLRDDKSPLAFVTDVHSADGEIGDAIEADLKEVSGNKGINQPTEVRGLGDHGTGSQRQEEMDHRDIKSTFDDGNGGLSKRSKFCDGRADLVKKEVMSTSISSRRSLHKETSCERRVEESSSRQMSHGGGSKVSENYSPDAAEEGLTASLSSEHENYPDVADDFRNGRKSRVASGDEADKRIGFGGKQSSQNLVKSDGGKKVKKLLKDNKNFDLKDKPQTHVEESSVDEVKFSSKKQGQGKQISKSNEVSDPARRSKCDDVTDDSKVSLQSRKVEAQMKNKKMVEVEGKRSVVLGKGESQLDMRTLSSTTDSNLSGDEDVLPPPKRRRRALEAMSTASALNFETRIGRSSAVLKNDMSRRRAVRLCDDDEEEEPKTPVHEGSTKKVLANVHGPVSTKRGDVHTSFSDQFSKRGSGPPEGQSAKKLVLSGDQLVEHSSPNSQQTEEKKQGKATAFHISFSPGKLESEKVSLKESKQVSVSPRSSPLSFSAVKSVTDLQKSYKLSGKVPSNMHQRKATASDPGVTSECMNSTANQQNERCKPEISADRNKATPKSHPKTNDVPLPLGMTENRFLQGERSEDGKDDKLSSSIDQRSSDSVLSMKHLIAAAQAKKKQAHLQNFSDNPNFLLALNTDEPVRTPSPAPVAQPMGSCSMAPSDVQGFLPKSSMISPPSDIYHASSTNQHDTEEFVEGISSGHRTAGGSLSGGTEAAVSRDAFEGMIETLSRTKDSIGRATRLAIDCAKYGLANEVVELLIRKLESESSFHRKVDLFFLVDSITQCSHSHKGIAGASYIPAVQAALPRLLVAAAPPGPGARENRRQCLKVLRLWLERKILPDSLLRRYMEDIGVVSDDTSSGLSLRRPSRAERAIDDPIREMEGMLVDEYGSNATYQLSGFFSSHVFEEEEEEEETHHTAVQEAADLSPPQRTPAAGDFDNYNFTPNEKRHHILEDVDGELEMEDVSGHQKDERSPMTGDTLGTDPSNVTSVKIGESTLSIPFELPPLPEGSPPLPLDSPPATPPLPSSLPPSPLQPPMPPAMPLSPAPAPAPAPAPAPAPPPPPLLQPHAILPSIGLPPPVLPQPSLPPQPSMASQHVNLLPSSNLASSVAAYQNGPVLPEIGGNPGVNPLTKVAGNASHGPPVDASVRNEMFAQQGPSFVPIGVGTTQEPSRYSSTRSLEYGHSNMYANSLASQPNMQFQPGNVPFTQRPLPPNPPPQGTPSHFSYPVPTIRHHSPAVQHHPPPIQNPLPPVQHPPPHSYTLQYSVPNFADGSRHFSVDEQWRMRPSDLNSDQRGVWMHGVRSCSGPAYTQDGYPMPPPEKPSVGAASFQPPVLNTYPSGTSVPGHGVNNIIPGRPDMSAFSWRPA, encoded by the exons ATGGCTCCAGGGCGGAAGCGAGCAAAAGGCGGTGGCTCTGCAGGAGGAGAAGGCGGAGGAGGAGGGGGACCTAAGTCGAAAGCTCAATTGAATATAGGCGATCTTGTCCTCGCCAAAGTCAAGGGCTTTCCTGCTTGGCCCGCCAAG ataagcAGACCTGAAGACTGGGATCGAGCTCCTGatccaaaaaaatattttgttcaATTCTATGGTACAGAAGAAAT AGCTTTTGTTGCTCCTGCGGATATTCAGGCATTTACAAGTGATTCCAAGAATAAATTGGCAGCTCGTTGCCGAGGGAAGACAGTTAAATACTTTGCACAAGCTGTGAGGGAAATTTCTGAAGAATTTGAACGGTTGCAACATCAAAGTCCAAGTGGCCTCAGAGATGATAAAAGTCCATTGGCATTTGTAACTGATGTGCATTCTGCCGATGGGGAAATAGGTGATGCTATAGAGGCTGATCTAAAGGAAGTGAGTGGGAATAAGGGAATTAATCAGCCAACAGAGGTCAGAGGCTTGGGTGACCATGGCACTGGCTCTCAGAGACAAGAGGAGATGGACCATAGGGACATAAAGTCCACCTTTGATGATGGAAATGGGGGTTTGTCTAAGAGGAGCAAGTTTTGTGATGGTCGCGCTGATTTAGTGAAAAAGGAGGTGATGTCAACATCTATTTCAAGCCGTCGTTCGCTTCATAAGGAAACTTCTTGTGAAAGGAGAGTTGAAGAGTCTTCTTCAAGGCAAATGAGTCATGGAGGGGGCTCAAAGGTTAGTGAAAACTATTCTCCTGATGCGGCAGAAGAAGGTTTGACAGCTTCATTGTCCTCAGAGCATGAGAACTATCCTGATGTTGCAGATGATTTTAGAAATGGACGCAAATCAAGGGTAGCTTCTGGAGATGAGGCTGACAAAAGAATTGGATTTGGTGGCAAGCAGTCATCTCAGAATTTGGTGAAAAGTGATGGTgggaaaaaagtgaaaaaattgtTGAAAGATAATAAGAATTTTGATCTGAAGGATAAGCCTCAGACACATGTTGAAGAAAGTTCTGTTGATGAGGTTAAGTTTTCCAGCAAGAAACAAgggcaaggaaaacaaatttcaaAAAGTAATGAAGTCTCAGATCCTGCCAGAAGGTCAAAATGTGATGATGTGACTGATGATTCCAAGGTGTCACTGCAAAGCAGAAAGGTTGAGGCccaaatgaagaataaaaaaatGGTAGAAGTAGAGGGTAAAAGGTCTGTAGTGCTGGGGAAAGGAGAAAGTCAACTGGACATGAGAACTCTATCGAGCACTACTGATTCCAATCTTTCTGGTGATGAAGATGTTCTCCCTCCACCAAAGCGCCGTCGTCGTGCACTGGAGGCTATGTCCACCGCCTCTgctttgaattttgaaactagAATTGGAAGAAGTTCTGCTGTACTGAAGAACGACATGTCAAGGCGGAGAGCTGTTCGCCTATGCGATGACGATGAAGAAGAAGAGCCCAAAACTCCTGTTCATGAAGGGTCTACAAAGAAAGTCTTGGCTAATGTGCATGGACCGGTTTCTACAAAGAGAGGCGACGTACATACTTCTTTTTCTgatcaatttagcaaaagaggTTCTGGTCCACCTGAGGGTCAATCTGCTAAGAAATTGGTACTATCTGGTGATCAATTGGTTGAGCACTCGTCTCCTAATTCTCAGCAAACTGAGGAGAAGAAGCAAGGGAAAGCAACGGCTTTCCACATTTCTTTTAGTCCTGGAAAACTAGAGTCTGAGAAAGTATCTCTCAAGGAAAGTAAACAGGTTTCTGTTTCCCCTAGAAGTtcccctctctctttttctgCTGTTAAATCAGTGACAGACCTTCAAAAGTCCTATAAGCTCTCGGGTAAGGTTCCTAGCAACATGCATCAGAGAAAGGCTACGGCATCTGACCCTGGTGTGACTTCTGAGTGCATGAACTCAACAGCTAATCAGCAAAATGAAAGATGCAAGCCAGAAATTTCCGCAGACAGAAACAAAGCTACTCCAAAATCTCATCCTAAGACCAATGATGTTCCTCTTCCATTAGGAATGACGGAAAATCGTTTCTTACAGGGGGAAAG ATCTGAAGATGGTAAAGATGACAAACTAAGTTCTTCAATTGATCAAAGATCTTCGGATTCTGTTTTGTCCATGAAACATCTTATTGCAGCTGCTCAGGCCAAAAAGAAACAAGCTCATTTGCAGAACTTCAGTGACAACCCTAATTTTCTTCTGGCACTAAACACTGATGAACCGGTGAGGACCCCTAGCCCTGCTCCTGTTGCTCAGCCTATGGGGTCCTGCAGCATGGCACCTTCAGATGTACAGGGATTTCTTCCTAAATCATCGATGATTTCTCCTCCATCTGATATATATCATGCTTCGTCAACTAATCAACATGACACTGAAGAATTTGTAGAGGGGATTAGTTCTGGGCATCGGACTGCTGGGGGTTCACTTAGTGGTGGTACTGAGGCTGCTGTTTCTCGTGATGCCTTTGAAGGAATGATAGAGACATTGTCAAGGACAAAAGACAGTATTGGACGTGCTACACGTCTTGCTATTGATTGTGCAAAGTATGGCCTTGCCAATGAG GTGGTTGAACTTCTCATTCGGAAATTGGAGAGCGAGTCAAGTTTTCATCGGAAAGTGGACCTGTTTTTCCTTGTGGATTCAATAACTCAATGCTCTCATAGTCATAAAG GCATTGCAGGAGCTTCTTACATACCTGCTGTTCAAGCAGCACTGCCTCGTCTCTTAGTTGCTGCTGCACCACCTGGACCCGGTGCTCGTGAAAATCGTCGTCAGTGTCTAAAG GTTCTGCGGTTGTGGCTTGAGAGGAAAATTTTGCCTGATTCTCTTCTGCGACGTTATATGGAAGATATTGGAGTAGTAAGCGATGATACATCTTCTGGGCTGTCCCTTAGACGTCCATCCCGAGCTGAGCGGGCTATAGATGATCCTATTAGGGAAATGGAAGGCATGCTGGTTGATGAGTATGGGAG CAATGCTACATATCAGTTGTCTGGATTTTTCTCATCTCATGTCttcgaagaagaagaggaagaggaggaaACTCACCATACTGCGGTCCAGGAAGCTGCAGATTTATCACCTCCGCAACGTACCCCTGCCGCAGGAGATTTTGACAATTATAATTTCACTCCAAATGAGAAACGTCACCACATCTTAGAGGATGTCGATGGTGAACTTGAAATGGAAGATGTTTCTGGACACCAGAAGGATGAAAGATCACCAATGACTGGTGATACCTTGGGGACTGATCCAAGTAATGTAACTTCCGTCAAGATTGGCGAATCAACTCTAAGCATACCTTTTGAATTGCCTCCTCTTCCTGAGGGTTCTCCACCTCTGCCTCTAGATTCTCCTCCAGCAACCCCACCTTTGCCATCTTCACTGCCTCCGTCACCTCTGCAGCCTCCAATGCCACCTGCAATGCCCTTGTCTCCGGCTCCGGCTCCGGCTCCGGCTCCAGCTCCAGCTCCAGCTCCTCCACCACCGCCCCTCTTGCAGCCACATGCAATTCTGCCGTCTATTGGTCTTCCTCCCCCAGTATTGCCTCAACCATCTTTACCACCTCAGCCTTCAATGGCCTCTCAACATGTAAACCTGCTTCCATCTTCAAATTTAGCCTCATCGGTGGcagcatatcaaaatggtcctGTGCTACCGGAAATTGGTGGAAACCCTGGT GTGAACCCTCTTACAAAAGTGGCTGGAAATGCTTCTCACGGACCTCCTGTTGATGCATCTGTGAGAAATGAAATGTTTGCTCAACAGGGACCTAGCTTTGTGCCAATTGGTGTAGGAACCACACAAGAACCCTCTCGATATAGTTCAACTAGGTCTTTGGAATATGGGCATAGTAACATGTATGCAAATTCACTAGCTTCTCAACCCAATATGCAATTCCAGCCTGGAAATGTGCCTTTCACTCAAAGGCCTTTGCCTCCAAACCCCCCACCTCAAGGTACACCAAGTCATTTCTCATATCCAGTGCCCACAATCCGGCATCATTCTCCCGCTGTTCAGCATCATCCTCCTCCGATTCAGAATCCCTTGCCTCCTGTGCAGCATCCTCCACCTCACTCCTATACTCTGCAATATTCTGTGCCTAATTTTGCTGATGGATCAAGGCATTTTTCTGTTGATGAACAATGGAGGATGAGACCTAGTGACTTGAACTCTGATCAGCGTGGTGTGTGGATGCATGGAGTGAGATCATGTTCGGGTCCAGCTTATACCCAGGATG GTTATCCTATGCCACCTCCAGAGAAGCCCTCTGTTGGTGCTGCTAGTTTTCAACCACCAGTCCTGAACACATATCCAAGTGGTACTTCAGTCCCAG GTCATGGTGTAAATAACATAATTCCTGGCAGACCAGATATGTCTGCGTTCAGTTGGAGGCCTGCTTAA